From the genome of Spirosoma agri:
CGGGTCTTTCCACGCCCCTGGTGTTATCGGTGCATACGATTGTCAGCATGGATTTTGCGACCTCGGTGATTCCAGGCTGGCATACGACCATCTTCCCGCCTTACTTCGTAGCGGGAGCGATTTTCTCGGGCTTTGCCATGGTGCAGAATTTGGTATTAATCATCCGGGTGGTATATAAACTGGAAGACTACATCACCTTAGAGCACATTGAGTCAATGAACAAAGTGATTACCCTGACCGGCTCGATTGTTGGGGTAGCTTACTTAACCGAGTTTTTCATTGCTTGGTATTCAGGGGTCGAGTTTGAAAGCTATGTGTTCATCAACCGGGCCACAGGTCCTTATTGGTGGGCTTATTGGGCGATGATGACGTGTAACGTGATTACCCCCCAGCTGTTCTGGTTCCGCTCCGTTCGTCGGAGTGTGGTCTGGACGTTTGTCTTATCAGTGGTGGTCAATATTGGGATGTGGTTCGAGCGGTTTGTGATTATGGTTACCTCCCTGCACCGGGACTATTTACCCTCCAGTTGGGTCATGTTTCACCCCACCTTATTTGACATTAGCGACTTTATCTTCTCGTTTGGTCTATTTTTCACCCTATTCTTGCTGTTCTCCAAGTTCTTGCCAGTGGTGAATATGGCGGAGGTGAAAACGATTATCAAATCGTCTTCGGCAACTCTACCCGTATCGGTGTCTGGGGTTGCCAAGGGGGAGCGGGTCAGTCATCCAACGTTCAACAAGGCGGTAGAATGAAGGCGCAAAACCTCGCGTTCGATTATGGATCGTCAAGCGAAATAGTTTAGTCTATAGCAGCCTAAAGATTGTTTGGTTCGGGTAAGCGTACACCATTAATATGGTCCCGAGCAGGTCCATACTTTTTATTTGATTTGATGGGTTACAAGAGTTGCATGGTTTGTATTCTTGGATTACATATTATCTTAAAACGCTCATTTTCCTAAAATGAGCAGAGTAGTCTACAAATAACCACCTAACATAATATTGGCCATTTCTTTTCCCTTTTCAATGTACAATCCGGCCTGTTTTTAGCGGTTGTATGGGGTGGTTGATCTCGGAATATTTCATTAACATAACGTTCGTTATACAACACCCCTCAAAATAGTACAAGTCCCGGCTACGTCTGAAAACAGCATAGCCGGGACTTGTACTTTGCGTTTACAGCGGTTCACTCGGTCCGATCTTGATGGTCTAACAGCTCTTGTTGGGTGGCAAATAACTTCTCCTCTGAGGGGAGAAGCTGCACATTAACATTGACCCTTGCTGAACCGGCGTGCTCCCCCACAGGCTTCATACCATAAATAGCGTTGGTTATGACCAACTCATGGTTTTCTTGCGGCTTGCGGATGACCAGCGTATTGGCCATACCACCATCTAAGATGATTTGCATGATCGTAGCCTGGAAAGAAGCGAATTCATGAACTGAGCCGTACGGTTGATCGACCCATACCGTATCACCAACGGCAAAGGGAACTTCGGTAGGTTTCAGGGTAAGTTTCATATCATAGGGAATAAAGTGATTCGCTGGCTAGAATGAGTCCGGCAACGACTGACCAACCTGACGCGAATAGACTATGTTACAAATCTTTGATGATAAGCAGCTTATGTTGGGCCACGGCCCATAAAGACTGTCGTTTAATGTAGAGCCGGGCGGCCAGTGCCGTGATTTATGCGTAAGAAAACCTGTTTATCACATGCCCATTCCTAAACCTCGACTTCGTTTCTGCTCCTGTTGTAAAGGCAACTCTCGTTCTTGGCTTAGGGCTACTTTTTTGGCCTGCTCTAGCCGTAGCTCTTCAGCCCGCCGTAGATCGGCGGCCAGTTGCTGCTGTCGTTCGTGTTGCGTATCGCGTAGTTCCAGCGTTATGGCAGCCCGTTCCTGAACACTCCCGTTGCTCATCGTATTCTGATACCGGAAACTCTCTTCCAACTCCCGGCGGTAGTTCAGTTGGGTATCAAAGGCCGCTTCACTGCGCTCTTTGAACTGGACCCGATTAAACTGGCCAAACTTATGACCATGCTCGGCATTTTTACCTTGCCCGCGATGGTTGGTCATTGGACTCAAGAGCCGTTGGTTCTGCATGTCTTTACGGCTCACAATGATCTGAACGTGCATCTGGTGGCCAGCCTTTAATTTGCCCCGTTGGGTCAACCCCTGCTTCACTTCCGGATCGGTCCACTTGTAGCCCCGGTTGTACTCAACCTTGCCGTACCACTTCACATCATCCGGGCCTAACCCCTTCTGAAAGTTGGCCGCGTACTCCGCCATCACAGCCCGCGCGTACTCTTTCAGCTTCTGGGGGTCGTTGCCAATATGCTGTAGCTCTTTCTGAGAAGGACTAATGTTAACCAGATAGAACTTGGCCTCGTGTTGCTTGAGCTTGGCCGTATTTGAGTCGATGCCTAACCGTACCTCCTGAGCGCGTAAATCATCACGCCCTTGGTTGAACCACAATTCGGCCTTGTGCTCGGCTTTCAGGTTATTCTCTTTCTCCAGGTACTCGACGAGCTGGCCACAACTGCCGGCATTGCTGCCGCTGCTACTGGACGTAATGTTGACGTGGGGCATGGTGGAAAAGGGAATAAAAACTTACAGATTGTTGACTTGGCTGCGGGCGTTGTCATGAAGCTCTTTGATCAACCGCCCCTGGGTGATGGCGTTCAAGGACTCCCGCTGCATGGCATAGTGATCGAGTATACCCATAAACTTCGCTTTTAAGCCCTTCTTGGCTTCGAGCTGTGTCTTTACTTCACTTTGATGAGATCGTGTCTCTGAGAGCAAATCATCAAGCTTCTTGGCCATCTCCTGCTGCTGTTCTCGCTCGATCTGATGCTCTTTGAGCAACCGACGTTGAGTGTGAATGAAAAACCCACTGACCTGCTGGTTGTCGTCCTGTTGGAAAAACTGTTCGTACTGGCTGTTAAGTCGGTTCAGGTTGCGTTGGAGTTGAGCCAGATCCGCCAGCATCGGCGAGAGGGCTTCTTTCTCCTGCGTTTTGATAAAGGAGATGATCCGGTTGATGCCTTGGCCTAACTCTTTCTTGAGCAACTCGTCGTTCAGATCAGCCGGATCCTTCTTGGATTTGTAGAAGTAGTCCACCATCTGCCCAAAAAGCTCCTGCTTACTACGGCCTAACTTTTCACTTAACTTACTGAATTTCAGATCAGTATCTGAATCAAAGCGGACGGACTTATTTGCTTTAACATCCATAATTAAGCGTCTTAGTATATTAAAAACAGCTTTAAAATGCTAAAAAAAGGCATTTTTTGCTAAAAATATACTTTTTGCTTACTAACTAATTGTACAATTATTTACTAACTAATTGATTATGAGCATAGAGACCTCGTAGAGCAAGCATGAATTATCGCGCAGCGTAATTCCCGCTTGCTCTTTATAAGACCGCTTCGCGCTTTGTTTTTCTCGCTTCGCGCCCTTTGTTTTTTGGTCTTTTCCGCACGCCCGTTTTGTGTTCCCTTTTCAACTATATTTTTAGTTTATCTTTTTACTTTCTAAACCGTACCTGTCAAAGCACTTCATCAAAGGGCCTCCCTCGCGCGTACATGTGTGCTCACGCGCGAGA
Proteins encoded in this window:
- the nrfD gene encoding NrfD/PsrC family molybdoenzyme membrane anchor subunit, whose product is MSHVVSSVRPPLVTGGKTYADVTEDISKQVEGRPTREWKIAFTVALLVLLYGTACVFWTWWEGLGVWGLNKTVGWAWDITNFVWWVGIGHAGTLISAILLLFRQKWRTAVNRAAEAMTIFAVMCAAMFILMHMGRPWLAYWALPLPNTYGSLWVNFKSALVWDVFAISTYFTVSLVFWYMGLLPDLATIRDRARSKVSRYIYGAFALGWNGSAKTWARYEYMSLILAGLSTPLVLSVHTIVSMDFATSVIPGWHTTIFPPYFVAGAIFSGFAMVQNLVLIIRVVYKLEDYITLEHIESMNKVITLTGSIVGVAYLTEFFIAWYSGVEFESYVFINRATGPYWWAYWAMMTCNVITPQLFWFRSVRRSVVWTFVLSVVVNIGMWFERFVIMVTSLHRDYLPSSWVMFHPTLFDISDFIFSFGLFFTLFLLFSKFLPVVNMAEVKTIIKSSSATLPVSVSGVAKGERVSHPTFNKAVE
- a CDS encoding DUF5712 family protein — translated: MPHVNITSSSSGSNAGSCGQLVEYLEKENNLKAEHKAELWFNQGRDDLRAQEVRLGIDSNTAKLKQHEAKFYLVNISPSQKELQHIGNDPQKLKEYARAVMAEYAANFQKGLGPDDVKWYGKVEYNRGYKWTDPEVKQGLTQRGKLKAGHQMHVQIIVSRKDMQNQRLLSPMTNHRGQGKNAEHGHKFGQFNRVQFKERSEAAFDTQLNYRRELEESFRYQNTMSNGSVQERAAITLELRDTQHERQQQLAADLRRAEELRLEQAKKVALSQERELPLQQEQKRSRGLGMGM
- a CDS encoding BfmA/BtgA family mobilization protein, with the protein product MDVKANKSVRFDSDTDLKFSKLSEKLGRSKQELFGQMVDYFYKSKKDPADLNDELLKKELGQGINRIISFIKTQEKEALSPMLADLAQLQRNLNRLNSQYEQFFQQDDNQQVSGFFIHTQRRLLKEHQIEREQQQEMAKKLDDLLSETRSHQSEVKTQLEAKKGLKAKFMGILDHYAMQRESLNAITQGRLIKELHDNARSQVNNL